The nucleotide sequence GGCTCGCGTTGGACTTCGAGTCGATCCGAAACAATCTGCTCGGCCGACCGTCCTGGCCCCGAACGGAAGTGCTGCTGCATTTCAGCGTTCTGGCGGTGGCACGGATGGGGCGTGCGGTGCACCTGGCCCGCACTCGCGGCGATGCGCTCACACCCGCCGACCAGAAGACCGCAGAGCAACTGGATCGATTCCTCGGCGGCGCTTGGTGGCAGGACGAGTTCGCCCGGGTGCACGACGAGCGTGACGAGGAGACCGCCACCCAGAGTGCGCTGCGTGTCTGCAAGATCTACGAGAGCAAGCTGACCTCTGGGACTCGATACCAGGCGATCAGCATGCCGGTGCGCCCCCGATCGGAGTTGCAGCCGAAGTACGTACTCACTCTCTTCACCGCCAACAACGCCGGCGCATGGTCATTCGCCGACACGCTGGGCAGGGCCGGCCTGGACTGGTGGGTGGCCTGGAAGACCGACATGGTCCGGCGCGGCGAGGCGCCCGGGCAGGGGGCGCTCTTCGGGGAGGAGGTACTCGTCACTCCTGAAAAGTACGTCAAGCAGTCGGCACCTGCCTGGACAGAGATCATCGCCGGTAACATCGACCGACTTCTTGACGAGACGGGTCCGTTCCGGCTCGATGCCGCTGTGCCGGAGGTCTACGGCACGACACTGGGGCAGGCCTGGGAGCGGCACGTACGGGCCGCTGTCAAGTTGCTGGCCGGCGACCGGGTAGCGAACAGTGGAAAGGGCGACTTCTGGGCCGAGATGATCCGGCGTCCATGAGTGTGCCGGCAACGTCCTCGTCGAGCAACGGTCACGCGACGGCGCTCAGTTCCCGTCCTGCCGGCATCTCATCCCAGGTGCGGCCATCCAACTCCCGCCCGCCGGCCTTGGGGGTACGGCCGCCCCACTGCTTGAAGAAGAACGCGGTGCCGGCCGCAGCGCAGCCGTCGCGCAACTCGCGCACCCATTCGGGAGCCATCCTTCGACATCCCGCGCCGGACTCACCGCCGGCGATGAGCCAGTGCACGCCTTCGAGATCGATTGCACCCAGCGGACCGAGAAGCGGCTCGGCGGAGACGAAGCGTACGGCTGCCGGTACCTGCCGAAGGTCGTCAACTCGGTGTACTTGAGAGCGATTCTCGACAGAGACGCCCATCCAGACGTTCTTCGGCCAGTCGATGCTGCTGGCGAGCCTGGCCATGCGGGACGCCCGTTTCGTCAGCACCTGATAGGTGTGGCGGGGGGTCTGTCTCATCACCTCGAAGACCTGCTGCACGTAGGCTAGTGGCACGCGGGCGTGAAACAGGTCGGACATGGAATTGACGAACACGACCCGCGGCTCGCGCCAGCGGTGCGGGATGTCGAGGGCGGATCGGTGCAGGGTCACCCCAAAGCCCGGTCCCGACGAGCGCGGGTCCCCGTCGACCTGGTATTTCGGCGAACCCATCGCCTTGAGCCGTTTAGCCAGGCTCATCGCGTAACAGTTGTCACAACCGGCGGATACCTTGTCGCATCCGGTGGTGGGGTTCCAGGTCGCTTCTGTCCACTCGATAGCGCTCTTGTCGGCCACGTTCGCGTCCTTCCGTCGACCGGGCAATCCTGTCGAACGTTCGTACGGAAGTGAAGCGTCGCGGCCGAACCAACATCTGGTTCGTCCGGAGACCGCCGAGTTCCTGCTGCTGCCGCTTGCCTGTGCCGACTAGCCTGGGCGCCGTGCCGGTGAGCGGATCGAGGCCCATCTCCGGCCGGGCGGTCCCGTCCGGCGGGGTGGCGCTGCTGCTCGGCTGGCTGGCGGTGTCGCTCGGCTGGTCGGCGTACGCGCTGGCCGTGGTCGGCACGCCCACCGGGCCGGCGGTGGAGTCGCTGGCCGGCGCCGCGGTGCTGGCGGCGGCCTCGCTGCTCACGGTCGCCCTCGCCGGCCGGCTGCCGGCCGGTCCGCACACCGGCGTCGACCGGGTA is from Micromonospora sp. WMMD1102 and encodes:
- the tcmP gene encoding three-Cys-motif partner protein TcmP: MAGRDFFASKRAAAVFKHGILKRYPVVFASRTGRDVAGNRVVFLDGYAGRGEYGEGEPGSPLLLSRCAEYVSTYRNVLGFFVEQDEDNFDNLRRVLDAKGGNTRRVLRCGSVSDHLPELLTVADGAALFAFLDPFGLALDFESIRNNLLGRPSWPRTEVLLHFSVLAVARMGRAVHLARTRGDALTPADQKTAEQLDRFLGGAWWQDEFARVHDERDEETATQSALRVCKIYESKLTSGTRYQAISMPVRPRSELQPKYVLTLFTANNAGAWSFADTLGRAGLDWWVAWKTDMVRRGEAPGQGALFGEEVLVTPEKYVKQSAPAWTEIIAGNIDRLLDETGPFRLDAAVPEVYGTTLGQAWERHVRAAVKLLAGDRVANSGKGDFWAEMIRRP
- a CDS encoding phage Gp37/Gp68 family protein; this encodes MADKSAIEWTEATWNPTTGCDKVSAGCDNCYAMSLAKRLKAMGSPKYQVDGDPRSSGPGFGVTLHRSALDIPHRWREPRVVFVNSMSDLFHARVPLAYVQQVFEVMRQTPRHTYQVLTKRASRMARLASSIDWPKNVWMGVSVENRSQVHRVDDLRQVPAAVRFVSAEPLLGPLGAIDLEGVHWLIAGGESGAGCRRMAPEWVRELRDGCAAAGTAFFFKQWGGRTPKAGGRELDGRTWDEMPAGRELSAVA
- a CDS encoding DUF6412 domain-containing protein, with amino-acid sequence MSGSRPISGRAVPSGGVALLLGWLAVSLGWSAYALAVVGTPTGPAVESLAGAAVLAAASLLTVALAGRLPAGPHTGVDRVRLSATFRQRSRRLGTLRQLDPDAAGRPRPRAPSAHLSAG